The following coding sequences are from one Nicotiana tabacum cultivar K326 chromosome 1, ASM71507v2, whole genome shotgun sequence window:
- the LOC142164325 gene encoding secreted RxLR effector protein 161-like: MVSRFQSNHGREHWTAVKHIIKYLKRTRDYMLVYHSGDLAPIGYTDSDFQSDRDSRKSTSGYVFTLGGGAISWRSIKQSCVADSTMETEYVAASEAAKEAVWLRNFLKELNVVPSVQAPIVLYCDNSGAVANSKEPRSHKRSTHIERKYHLIRDITQRGDARVLKIASEDNLADPFTKSLTQKIFDKHVEEMDVRVVDAWL, from the coding sequence atggTTAGTAGATTTCAGTCTAACCATGGTCGAGAACACTGGACTGCTGTTAAGCATATAATCAAGTACTTGAAGAGGACTAGGGATTATATGTTGGTGTATCACTCAGGTGATCTTGCACCCATTGGTTATACTGATTCAGATTTCCAGTCAGATAGAGACTCTAGAAAATCTACCTCAGGATATGTTTTTACCTTAGGAGGTGGAGCCATAAGTTGGAGGAGCATCAAGCAATCATGTGTTGCTGATTCCACCATGGAAACCGAATATGTGGCTGCATCTGAGGCAGCTAAAGAGGCTGTTTGGCTGAGGAACTTTCTGAAAGAGCTTAATGTGGTTCCTTCAGTTCAAGCACCAATTGTACTTTATTGTGACAATAGTGGTGCAGTTGCAAACTCGAAGGAACCAAGAAGCCATAAAAGGAGTACGCATATTGAGCGTAAATATCACTTAATTCGGGACATAACTCAGAGAGGTGATGCAAGAGTGTTGAAGATTGCATCAGAGGACAATTTGGCAGACCCGTTTACAAAGAGCTTGACACAGAAGATTTTTGACAAGCATGTAGAAGAAATGGATGTTAGAGTAGTAGAcgcatggttatga